TAAAAACGGTTATGTATAATAAAAAATTAGTTATTTATAATATATTATAATTCATAGCTTTATAATTCATAATTTTTTTCAATTAATAGCTTTTTAAACCATCCAGAAACATCTAAATCTTTAATTTCATTCATATACGCCCATTTCCAATCAATATGTTCATCACTTATAGCTATTTCTCCAGATATAATTTCAACATGCATTACTAATGCCACAGTCCGTTTATAAGAGAAATTTTCCTGAACTGCTCCCACTAAATCGCCAATTTTTATATTTAAATTTGTTTCCTCGACAAATTCTCTTATTAATGCATCATCAAAGTCTTCTCCAGGATCAACTTTGCCTCCAGGAAGTTCCCATCGATTAGGGTTTGTTTTTGAATTTGGATGTCTTTTTAAAATTAAAATTTTATCATTTTGTTTCAATAATCCTCTCATTGTCAATCCATATGGAATATCCATCAAATCATCCTCAAATTAATATTATTTCACTACTAATAAATTATAAATTATCTTTAATATATTTATTCTATATAATCTATATAATTTTATTATTAAATTATTATATTAAATTATTATTAAAAAAATTTTAAAATTGCATAAATAAAATATAAAACATAATTAAAGTAAACTAAAAATACCACTAAATATAATAAAGATATTCATTAGCTTATAACATGGTATAAATCATGGAACAAAAAGATGAATATTTAAAAAATAAAAATCTAGAAAAAGAACTTTTTTTAAATAATAAAACTTATTTAAATATTATATCAGACATTAAATCATCAAAACATCGCCAAAAAGCATTGCAAATATTTATGAAAGATGAAAATGTTAAAACTCCTTCAGAAATGTCTAAAATCCTTGGAATTGGTATGTCACACACAAGTAAAATTCTAAATGATTTAAAAACCCATGACCTTATAGTATGTATCAATGAAAAAGATAAGAAAAATAAAAAACATGAAATAACTAAGCTTGGAAGAAATATTGGAAAGATTATAATTAAATCATGATTGAACATAGAAAATCTTTAAATAATATATTTTATTATTTTTTAAATCTTATTATGTTTAAAACATACAAAAATTGAAACAGAGATTACTACCGGAGACATCCCCAAATGAAAATTAATGATGAATATTTAGAAGGATTATCTGCGATAAAGGCCTCAAAACAAAAACAACAAATTATAAAAGTTTTATCTGATCAAAGTATGAAAATTCCATCAGAAATAGGATATGCATTAGATTTAAAAACAAATCATATAAGTGTTAATCTTAGGGAATTGAAAGAAATGAATATTGTAAAATGCCTTAATGAAGAAAAGAAAAAAGGAAGATTATATTGCATAACAAATAAAGGAATGAATCTACTTGAATTCCTATAATACTTAATAATATACTTTATTTAACAAAAATTATATCTTTTATAATAAAATAAAACAAGCCATATTATAGTTCATGTCTATATTATACATATATTATTATATTTATATTATATCCAATTTATTGAATAAAATTAAATTTTTTTTAAATTAAACATAATATATCTATTCTATATTTAAATCGTATTAATTATTACACTAAATATAAATTGAATTGATATAAAAAGTAGCTATGAGTAAAAATAAGATATATATGATTTAATATTTTATATTTTATATGATTTTTTAAATATATAAAAATATAAAAGCAAAATCATATTTTCTACAAGTTCAATAAATTAATACAAGGAGAATTTAATGAAAAAATACGATGAAGAAATGGTAGACCTTCTAACCTATGTAAAACCATCAAAATATAGAAAAGATATATTAAAGGCCCTTGAAAATGAAAAATTAAAAATTCCTTCAGAAATAGCTATTGAAATCGGTACAATAACCAGCCATGTTAGTAGTCACCTTACTGGTTTAAAAGAAAGAAATCTTATAACATGCATTAATGAAAATGCAAGAAAAGGTAGATTATATCATATAACTTCAAAAGGAAAAGCTGTATTGAAACATCTGAAAACAAAAGAAAATATTGATAAAAAATAACAAACAATCTATAAAACAGAAAAAAATCAGAAAAACAAATAAAATAAAAAAATGATTAAAAATAAATAAAAAATAACAAATAAATAATTACAAAAATAATAATAAAAATAATAATAATTACAAAAATAACAAATGAAAATCATTTTTATTTTAATTTATCCATTAAACCAGATTTACGAGCATAATGGAATAGATATAATTGAACATATCCAGCATAATCTCCAAATTTTTCCATTCCAAATTCACGGACTTTATCAACAGAAATATCCTTATTATCAAAATAAAGATAAGAAACAATTCTTTTTATCCAAACATCAGAAGGAAAAGCTTCTTTAAAACCATATCCATAGAGAAGAATGCAGTCAGCTACTTTAGGCCCAACACCTGGAAGAGATAGAACTGTTTCAAATGCTTCTTCATATTTCATCTTAGGAAGTTCTATTAAATCTTCTTCAACACTTAGAATTTCACTAGTTTTTTTCATATAAGGAGCCCTATAACCTACACCACAGGCTTTAAGATTCTTTATACAGCATTCAATCTCAATAGATTTATTACGAGCTTCATACTCCTCAAAATCATCTTCATAAACTGACATGAGCAATGCAGGTGATGGAAATGTATAAAAAGTTCCAGAAGGAAAGTTTACGGGATTTCCCCATTTATCACGAATTTTAGCTATAGATTTAGTCCAACGAGCAATAGAATTATTAGCTGAAGCTATAGAGGAAACCATAGCCTCAAAAGGATCTTTAGCTAAAAACAAACGAAGACCCCTACAAAAATCAATAGCTGGTTTAAGTTTATCATCTTCAGCTAAATAGCTATAAAATTTATTAATATCAAAGTTTAGGTCAAAAATTCTAATTATTTCTTTTTCAATAGCTATTTCATCAATAGAACTATAATCATTATCACTAACACTATCACTTTTAGAAGATGAAAGTTCAAAATCAACATTTAATTTAGAAATATCATTTTGATAAGCTTTAACAAGAATCGGCACATTATCTACATAAATCATGTCACAATAACCAAATTCTATCTTTTTCCAAGGAGATTGTGAAGTTTGGCCTGATTCTTGGGTAAGTTTTAGGTCAATTGTTGAATCAATTTTCATGATTAAACCAAATATGCAATAATTAGATCATAATTCAATAATATATGACTATAATCTAACATTGACGCCTTTTTCTTTCAAATACTCTTTGACTATAGGTACAGGGTATTCATCAAAATGGAAAATACTAGCTGCAAGAGCTGCACTAGCATCAGCTATTTCAAAAGCATCAAGGATATCTTTAGGTTTTCCAACGCCACCAGAAGCTATCACAGGAATATCAACTGCATCATTAATAGCTTTTGTAAGTTCAAGATCATAACCAATTTCAGTTCCATCTCTGTCCATAGAAGTTAAGAGAATTTCACCAGCTCCACGTTCTTGACATTCTTGAGCCCAATCAATAGCATCAATACCAGTAAACTCACTTCCACCATAAATACTTGTGTCAAACCAACAATATCCATCCTTAGTCTCGATTATATTCTTTTCATCACTTTCTTTAGGATTATCAACATATCTTCTTTTTGCATCAATCCCCACTACACAAGCTTGAGTACCAACTACTTCAGATGCTTCATTGATAAGACTAGGATTATGGATAGCTGCAGTATTAGTAGAACATTTATCAGCTCCAGCTTTTAGCATATCAACATAATCATCAACTTTCCTAATTCCTCCACCAATACATATAGGAATAAATACATTTTCTGTTACAGCCTCTACTACATTTTTCATAGTAGCTCTTTTTTCCTTTGAAGCCGTGATATCAAGAAGAACAATTTCATCAGCACCTTGTTCATAATATTTATTAGCTAATTCCACTGGGTTTCCAGCGTACTTTATTTGTTTAAATTCAACTCCTTTAACAACACGACCTTCTGGAACTTGAAGATCACAGTCTAAACATGGAATAATCCTTTTTGTTAACATTACAATTCTCCTAAATTGAATTTTAAATTATTTTAATTTTAAACTATTTAAATTATTTTAAATTATTTTATATAATTTTATATAATTTATATTATTTTTAATATTATTTCTAGTAATATTTTAAATTCTAATATTATTTTTAATATTATTTTTGAATTAAATTTAATATTTTCAATATTATAAAATTATAAAATTATAAAGTTATAAAATTATTATATTATAATATTGTAAGATGAAATTTATTATAATTATTATCTATTTCATTATATTAATATTTATAAAAATTATAAATAATATATAAAAATACTATAAAAATACTGATAAGTACTGATAAATACTGAAAAATAAACTAAAAAATTATAAAAATATAACTAATAATTAAATTTAAATAAAATTAAATAAAATTAAATATATTAATTATTATATTAATCAAATCAATTAAAAATTAAATTAAATAATGTGGTGAGCATGGCTGAAAATAGTGAAAATAAAGATAAATTCAAATTTGAAAGAAAAGGATTAGACTTTCCGTTTTATAACAACAACCCTCATTTATCCAATGGAAAATGGATTATATTGACAATAGGTTTTTTAATAACTTTATTATTTGGTTTAATCCCAAAAGCAGGAATCCCCCAATACATATCTGAGTTTATTTACTTTTTAATTCCATTTGCAACTTTTTTTTATGTTGCTAATGGAAAATTAGGACTTATATGTAAAAAATTCCAAAAAAGCGACATATGGTTGATATTAGGAACTATAATTCTATATTTCGTATATTCACTTGTAATGGGTGTTCTATTAAAATCAATAGGTATTGTAGCACATACGAATCCTGCAATTAGTCATCTAGATAGTATCCTATTTTGGATAGCTTTCCCATTCCAAATATTCGGTGAAGAACTTATAAAAGTAATTCCTTTTATAATAGTTCTATTTTTAATATATAAATTTACAGGTCAACGAAAATTGGGAATCATTATAGCTACTTTAGTTTCAGTAATATTATTTGGAATATTGCATTATAATGCTTATGGAAGTATTATAACTGTAATTTTGATTCAAGGAATAGGTTCTATTATTATGTTATTCGTATATCTGAAGAGTAAAAATATTTTAGCATCTTATATAGTTCATTTAGCTACTGATACCATAATTTTCCTAGGAGCACTCAGTGCAGGGGCTGGATTTTTATTTTAATGTGAAAATTAGTTAAAAAATATATAAAAATTAACAAACACTGAAAAAATGAAAACTAGGTTGAAGGGATTTGAACTCCTAATCAGGATTTAAAATCCTTCAAAAACCTTATTATATCGATTTTAATTAAATTTTAATATAAATTTATAAAAGAATAAATAATATTATTTAATAAATAATACTATTTAGTATTATAATTTCAATAATTTTCTGCCTTTATTTCAAAGTATGCTTTTGGATATCCACATACTGGACAAATTTCTGGTGCAGATTCTCCTTCAATAATATATTCACAATTTCTACATTCCCAAACTGATACTTTTTGTTTTTTAAATACCTCATCATTTTTTAAATTGGCCAAAAGTTTTCTATATTTTGCTTCATGTTCCTTTTCAATTTGCCCTACCATTTCAAAAACATAAGAAATTTTGTCAAAACCTTCTTCTTCAGCTTCTTTTGCAAATTTATTATACTTAGTCCATCCATAATGTTCAACATCTGCTGCATCATCTAAATTAGTTGCTGTATCAGGTATTTCATCATTATGCAAAAGTTTAAACCATATTTTTGCATGTTCCCTTTCTTTTTCTGCAGTTTCAAGAAATAAGGCAGCAATTTGTTCATAACCTTCTTCTTTTGCTTTAGCTGCATAAAAAGTATATTTATTTCTAGATCGTGATTCTCCTGAAAAAGAATTCATTAAATTCTTCTCTGTTTTTGTCCCTTTTAAATCTGACATTTTAATTACCTCTAAATTATCTCTAAAATATTAATCTAAAATTATTTTTAATCTAAAAGATAAAAATCTAAAAGATAAAAATTCTAATTAAAAAACCTATAAATAAAAAAATACACCCCAAGAATACCTATAAATAAATAAAATATAATAATAAAATATAATAATAAAATATAATAATAAATATTATCTATTCAAGATTATATAAATTTAATTGTTTTTCCAATTCTAATGATTCTAAACTCTAATGATTCTAATTAATTTAGTGAAAATAAAGTTTTTAATTATTGTATGAATCAAATTATTTTTATCATATGATAATAAAAAATTATTTAAGCTATATTAACAAAACTAATAACTGATTATTTTTTAAATATCTAAAATAATTAATTAGCAACATTATATAAATGGGCCTGTGGTCTAGCCTGGAATATGACGGAGGACTTCGGATCCTCAGGTCAGGGGTTCAAATCCCCTCAGGTCCGCTTTATTATTACTTTTAAAATGAAAAAAATCTTTTATTTTACTAAAATAGAAAAATAAAAATAAAAAATATAAAATAGAAAATAAAAATATAAAATAGAAAATATATAATAGAAAATATAAGATAGAAAATAAAAAATAAAAAACAGATAAATGTAGTGGAAAAATAACTATATCATTACTCTTCTCTATCTATTGTTGCAACTGCACTTACTTTCTGTCCATCTTTTAATTTTATAAGTCTTGTACCTTGAGTAACACGATCACTAGAAGGTGTTTGTTCTAGTGGAAGTCTTATTACAATACCTTCTTCAGTTACTATTATTAAATCTTTATCACCATCAATAGCTTTAAGTGATATAAGATTTCCGGTTTTTTTGGTTTTCTTTAATGCCTTAACTCCTTTTCCTCCTCTATGAGTTAAACGATAGTCTTCAACATTTGTTCGTTTACCATAACCGTTTTCTGTTACTGTTAAGATTTGTTGGCCATCTTTAGTAATTTCACAGCTAACAACAATTCCTTCATCCATTCTTATTCCTATTAAGCCAGAAGCATTTCTTCCAGAAGATGAAACTTCTCTTTCATCAAAATGAATAGCTTTACCATTTGAAGATGCGAGGAAAATTTGATCATTTCCAGTAGTTTTTTTAACACTAATTAAAGAGTCATTTTCTTTCAGTTTAATAGCTATTTTCCCTGTTTTTCTAATTTTAGAAAATTCAGATAGTTTTGTTTTTTTAACTAAACCTCTTTCTGTAGCAAATAAACAATATTTAGATTTTTCTTCTTGGTTAACTTTTAATACACTAGTGACAATTTCTTCCTCATCTAAAGGCAATAAATTCACAATAGGCAAACCTTTTGATTGTCTTGAATAAATAGGGACTTCATATCCTTTTAAACGATAAACTTTTCCTTTATTTGTAAAGAACATTAAATAATCATGTGTGGTCATGTTAATCATATTTTCTACAAAGTCATCTTCATTTGTAGCCATACCTTTAACACCAACTCCAGCACGATTTTGTGTTCTATAAGTATCTTGCTTAATACTTTTTATATAGCCTTTATTGGTTAAAGTTATAATCATATTCTCAACAGGAATTAAAGATTCATCTTCAATAAATTCAGCACTAGATTTGTCGATAATAGTTCTACGAGGAGGTGCAAATTTATTTTTTACTTCTAGGAGTTCTTCTTTAATAATATTTAAAACTTTATCTTCAGAACCTAAAATTCCTTTAAGTTCTTCAATTAATTTTAAGATTTCGGTTAATTCATTACTAATCTTTTTCCTTTCTAATCCTGAAAGCCGTCTAAGTTGCATGTCTAGAATAGCTATACTTTGTTTTTCAGTTAAGTTAAATCGCTCATTGAATATTTTTTTTATTTCATCTACAGCATCTGTCTCTTTAATAATCTTTACTACAGCATCTATATTATCCAAAGCAATATTTAAACCTTCTAAAATATGTGCTCTTTTTTCTGATTTTTCTAAATCAAATTTAGTTCTTCTTATAACTATTGATTTTTGATATTGAACATAATGATTTATAATTTCAAGAAGATTCAGTCTTTTTGGCCTATTATTTACAAGCATCAAAAGATTGATACTATAATTAGATTGTAGCTGAGTTTTTTTATATAAATTATTTAATAAAACATTAACATTATATCCTTTTTTCACATCAATGACAATTCTTATTCCATCTAACGTAGATTCATCATTCAAGTTAGATATACCTTGAATTTGTTTGTCACGAACTAATTCAGCTATTTTAACGATTAAATTTGTTTTATTTAATTGATAAGGTATTTCTCTTATGATTAACTTGTGTTTTCCATTTTTTTCTTCAATATCAATTTTAGATTGTATTGTAATAGATCCTTTGCCCGTTGTATATGCTTTTTTAATCCCTGCATCTCCTAAAATTGAAGCTGCTGTTGGAAAATCAGGCCCTTTAATATAATCCATTAATTCAAGAACAGTTATATCCTGATTATCAATAAATGCAACACAACCATCTATTACCTCTCCTAAATTATGTGGAGGGATGTTTGTTGCCATACCTACAGCTATTCCTATACTTCCATTAACAAGAATATTAGGAAATCTTGAAGGTAAAACTACTGGCTCTTTTCTTTGGCCATCATAGTTATCTATAAAATCAACTGTGTTTTTATTAATATCTTTCAGCATTTCCATTGAAATTTTTGAAAGACGAGCTTCAGTATATCTGTATGCTCCTGCACCATCTCCATCAATTGAACCAAAGTTCCCATGACCATCAATGAGAGTATTACTATAAGTAAAATCTTGAGCCATCCTAACCATAGCTTCATAAATAGCTGAATCACCATGAGGATGGTAGTGACCCATAATAGCACCAACAGCATTAGCAGATTTTTGATGTTTTTTGCTAGGAAGCATACCCTCTTCAAACATAGTGTACAAAATACGCCTGTGAACTGGTTTTAAACCATCTCTAACATCAGGTATAGCACGTGAAATAATAACACTCATAGAATAATCTAAGAATGAATCTTTTACTTCAGAAGATATATTTACCCTAGTTACTTTATCAATATCATTCTCCATTTTATTCCTCAATTTTATTCATAAATTTCTTCTAATATAATAATTCTTCTAATTATAATGGAATATAATCATGATTATAAAACATAAATAAAAAAATTAAAAAATATTATAAATAATATTTTAAAACTTTATAAAGATACTAAAAAGATACTATAAAAATATCTATGAAATATCTATAAAAATACTTATGAAAATATTATAAAAATATTATAAAATATTATTAAAATTATAAAAATCCTATAATATATTCAAAAGAATTTATAAAAATATTAAACATCCGACTAAACATCCAAATTTCTAACATTCAATGCATTATCTTCAATAAATTTCCTTCTTGGAGCAACATCTTCCCCCATTAATATTTGGAAAGTTTCATCAGCTAAAATTGCATCATCTAACTCAATTTTAAGAAGATTTCTAGTTTTTATATCCATGGTAGTTTCTTTAAGTTCAATTGGGTCCATTTCACCCAATCCTTTCATTCTACTTATATCATACTTAGTTTTTTCACTTAAGTTATTAACATATTCATCAAGTTCTTCTTGATCTAAAACATATTTATTGGTTTTTCCATGAGAAATTTTAAACAAAGGTGGCTGAGCAGCATAAATATGACCATTTTCTACTAATGGTTCAAAATATCTGTAAAAGAATGTTAAAAGCAATGTTCTAATGTGAGCTCCATCAACATCCGCATCTGTCATGATTATAATCTTATTATATCTAAGTTTTTCAATATCAAACTCTTCTCCAACACCAGTACCAAATGCAGTTATTAAACTTCGAATTTCTTCATTAGCTAAAATTTTATCTAAACGAGATTTTTCAACATTTATTATTTTTCCACGAATTGGTAAAACAGCTTGTATTCTAGAATCTCTACCTTGTTTAGCTGGCCCTGCTGCAGAATTTCCTTCCACAATAAAAAGTTCACTTTCTTTCACATCTTTAGATGAACAATCTGTTAATTTTCCCCATTGAGTAGTGAGTTCTAATCCACCTTTTCGCCGAGTTAGTTCACGAGCTTTTTTAGCAGCTATTCTTGCTTTAGAAGCAGCCATTGCTTTTTCAACGATTATTTTAGCTTCATTTGGGTTCTCTAATAAGAATTTTCTAAATCCTTCTGAAAAAATACTTGATGCAATTTTTTTAACTTCAGAATTTCCTAGTTTTGTTTTTGTTTGACCTTCGAATTGTGGATTAGGATGTTTACAAGATATGATCATTGCTAAACCTTCTCTAACATCATCACCGATTAAAGGTTCATCTTTTTCCTTTAAAATTTTCTTATCTTTGGCATATCTTTTTATTTCTTTTGTTAAAGCTTGTTTAACTCCATCCTCATGAGTTCCACCCTCATGAGTATTAATATTATTGACAAAAGAATATATTAATCCAGAATAACTTTTATTATATTGTAATGCTACTTCAATAATAACCTCATCTATTTCACCTTCTACATCAACAATTTCTTTAGTAAGAGGCGTTTTATTCTTATTTAGCATTTTAACATATTCTTTTATTCCACCCTCATACATAAATTCTTCTTGAACTTTTTTATCTTCTCCCCTTCTTTCATCAGTCAAGATTATTTTGAGGCCTTTATTTAAAAATGCTAATTCTCTAAGCCGTGTTCTTAAAATATCATAATCAAATTCAGTAGTTTCTGTGAAAATTTCTGGATCAGGTCTAAAAGTTACTTCAGTACCACTTTTTTCCCCTTCATATTCCCCTATAACTTTTAATTTTTCAATGTCTTTTCCACCATTTTTAAAGCTCATTGAATAAATAGAACCATTTTGATAAACTTTAATTTCTAAAAAACTACTTAATGCATTAACAACACTAGCACCAACACCATGTAATCCACCAGAAACTTTATATCCACCTCCACCAAATTTACCTCCTGCATGTAAAACAGTGAATACAGTTTCAATAGTTGAAACTCCAGTTTTAGGATGTATTCCAGTAGGAATCCCTCTTCCATTATCAATAACTGTAATTGAATTATCTTTATTGATGAATACTTTTATAATATCAGAATAACCAGCTAATGCTTCATCAATAGAATTATCTACAATTTCCCAGACTAAATGATGAAGTCCTCGACTACTTGTTGATCCAATATACATTCCAGGACGTTTTCTAACAGCTTCCAAACCCTTTAATACTTTAATATCATTGTCATTATAGGTGCTTTCATTCATGTTTTCATTCATTTTTATCTTTTCCTTATTATGTAAAACTACTAATCATTAACTTACTATTTGTTTTATCATATATTAATAATTTAACATTTCTTAATCAAACTTTTGCATTTATTTTCTTCAAATAATTATTATAACAATTATTATAACATATATTTAAGATATTCATATTTTCAAATCTCAAATCATTTCCATATTCAATCATTTTTTAATTGTAAAAATTTTTTTATTTAAAATTTTAATTAAGAATTTTATTTTAATTTTAAGAATACAATTTTATTTTAGTGATTTAAACCATATAATTCTATCTATTTATTTTTTAAATAGAAATTTATCTATTTATTTTTTAATTAAAGCTTTTAATAATAGCTAATATATTTATAAAAATTTCATGAAAAAATATAAAATTTACAAAAAAATAAGAAATAATAAATAAGAAATAAAAAATAATAAAAATAATAAAATAATAAAATAATAAAATAATAGAAAATTAAGTGTGTAAATAGTTTATTTAAGCTTTTATTTCTGTTTTAAATGTTTAATTCTTCTAATGTTGAAAAATAAGAAGATTATTGCTAATATACAAAAGCCAAATCCAACTAAAAAGGGAGTGCTTGGTGAAATAGTTTCTCCCAAAAATCCTGCAAGGACTGGTGCAATAGCTGAACCTATGAAACGCAAGAAATTATATGCAGAAGATGTTGTTGAGCTATCAATTGGAGATCCATCCATGACTACAGTTGTTAGTAGAGTGTTTATATTACCTATTAAAATACCAGAAAGTGCTGTAGCTAATATCACTACCCATTGTATAGATGTGAATAATCCCATTATTAACAACAATATAGCAAATAAACTTACAATTAAATATAGTGATTTTATTGAACCTAACCTATTTCTAATCTTTGGAGCTATAATAACTGAATTAATAGCTAAAAATACACCCCAGCATAAAAATACTAATCCTATACCTTCAGCAGACAAATTTAATACAAATGGAGCATATGCCAATAATGTAAAAAACCCAAAGTTGTATAAGAAAGCAAAAAAACCAAATATTAATATATGTTTATGTTTCATTGCATGGATTGGATCCAATATAGAGGTTTCAGTATTTTTATGATGTTCAACTGATTCTTGTACTTGATCTTCAGTAGGAGAATGTTTTGGCATTAGAATAGTGATTAAAAGAAATGCTATAAACATTAAAAATCCAACACCAAAAAAGGGAAATCTCCAAGAAAAACCCCCTAATAATCCTCCGATTATAGGTCCGATTGATAATCCAAGTCCAATAGCTGCTTCATACATTATTATTGATTTTTTCACTTTATCTTTAGAAAATGATATTATTGTTGTTAAGGCAACAGCTATGAAAATAGCATTTCCAAGACCCCAACCACAACGAAGAACTATTATTTCCCAAACATTATGCCCTAAACCACAAAGCACAGCAAATATAGCTATTAAAGCTATCCCTGCAAGAAGTGTTATTTTAGTTCCTAATTTTCTATTTATAAAACCTGTAATAAGCATTGCAACAGCCATTATTGCATTATAACCAGAAAAAAGTAATGTAGCTTCAGTTTGACTCGCTCCAAGTTGAGAAGAAATAGCTGGTAAAATTGGATCTACAAGACCAAGTCCCATAAATGCTATTATACCTGCAAAAAATACAGCCCATACAACCATAGATGCTTTATTATTGTTATTATTATTTTTTGATTGATTATATTTTTTAATTTTATTTATTAAAATTACACACACCTTTTACAATTTAACAGAATATTTATAAAATATTTGTAAATAGTTTAAATATCAATAATTGATACCTCAACTATTTATTATTATAGATATAACCCACTTAAAGTTATAATCTTAAAATAATTTATTTAAGAAATTTATTTTAAATGTAAAAATAGCTTTTTCAAAAGAAAATCTAATTTATTTAACTCTGATTCAGAGAAAATAGAGCCAATATCACTATTATAATCAAATAAAATCTTTTCAGATTTTTTATATAATTGATCTCCTTTTTTTGTAATATAAATCAAAAATTCTCTTTTATCATCGGGAGACACTTTTCTTTTAACAAGCCCTTTTTCTTCAAGAGAATTTAAAATACGTGTAATAGCTGCATTATTTCTAAGAGAAATTTCAGCTAGATTTTTTTGGTTATAACCTTCCATTCTATGTATTCTAGCTAATGTAACCCATTGACTAAGAGAAATATTATATTCTTTAAGGATATTTTCCATTTCATTTCTCATTAAATGGTTAATCTTAGGAATTAACCACATAAGTCCTTTTTCATCCCTGAATTCGAATCTATCTTCCATATTTTCACTTTTAAAACAGCTAAATTTTTGATTGAATTAT
This genomic window from Methanobrevibacter sp. TMH8 contains:
- a CDS encoding MarR family transcriptional regulator, with translation MEDRFEFRDEKGLMWLIPKINHLMRNEMENILKEYNISLSQWVTLARIHRMEGYNQKNLAEISLRNNAAITRILNSLEEKGLVKRKVSPDDKREFLIYITKKGDQLYKKSEKILFDYNSDIGSIFSESELNKLDFLLKKLFLHLK
- a CDS encoding MFS transporter, translating into MCVILINKIKKYNQSKNNNNNNKASMVVWAVFFAGIIAFMGLGLVDPILPAISSQLGASQTEATLLFSGYNAIMAVAMLITGFINRKLGTKITLLAGIALIAIFAVLCGLGHNVWEIIVLRCGWGLGNAIFIAVALTTIISFSKDKVKKSIIMYEAAIGLGLSIGPIIGGLLGGFSWRFPFFGVGFLMFIAFLLITILMPKHSPTEDQVQESVEHHKNTETSILDPIHAMKHKHILIFGFFAFLYNFGFFTLLAYAPFVLNLSAEGIGLVFLCWGVFLAINSVIIAPKIRNRLGSIKSLYLIVSLFAILLLIMGLFTSIQWVVILATALSGILIGNINTLLTTVVMDGSPIDSSTTSSAYNFLRFIGSAIAPVLAGFLGETISPSTPFLVGFGFCILAIIFLFFNIRRIKHLKQK
- the gyrB gene encoding DNA topoisomerase (ATP-hydrolyzing) subunit B; the protein is MNENMNESTYNDNDIKVLKGLEAVRKRPGMYIGSTSSRGLHHLVWEIVDNSIDEALAGYSDIIKVFINKDNSITVIDNGRGIPTGIHPKTGVSTIETVFTVLHAGGKFGGGGYKVSGGLHGVGASVVNALSSFLEIKVYQNGSIYSMSFKNGGKDIEKLKVIGEYEGEKSGTEVTFRPDPEIFTETTEFDYDILRTRLRELAFLNKGLKIILTDERRGEDKKVQEEFMYEGGIKEYVKMLNKNKTPLTKEIVDVEGEIDEVIIEVALQYNKSYSGLIYSFVNNINTHEGGTHEDGVKQALTKEIKRYAKDKKILKEKDEPLIGDDVREGLAMIISCKHPNPQFEGQTKTKLGNSEVKKIASSIFSEGFRKFLLENPNEAKIIVEKAMAASKARIAAKKARELTRRKGGLELTTQWGKLTDCSSKDVKESELFIVEGNSAAGPAKQGRDSRIQAVLPIRGKIINVEKSRLDKILANEEIRSLITAFGTGVGEEFDIEKLRYNKIIIMTDADVDGAHIRTLLLTFFYRYFEPLVENGHIYAAQPPLFKISHGKTNKYVLDQEELDEYVNNLSEKTKYDISRMKGLGEMDPIELKETTMDIKTRNLLKIELDDAILADETFQILMGEDVAPRRKFIEDNALNVRNLDV
- the gyrA gene encoding DNA gyrase subunit A, with protein sequence MENDIDKVTRVNISSEVKDSFLDYSMSVIISRAIPDVRDGLKPVHRRILYTMFEEGMLPSKKHQKSANAVGAIMGHYHPHGDSAIYEAMVRMAQDFTYSNTLIDGHGNFGSIDGDGAGAYRYTEARLSKISMEMLKDINKNTVDFIDNYDGQRKEPVVLPSRFPNILVNGSIGIAVGMATNIPPHNLGEVIDGCVAFIDNQDITVLELMDYIKGPDFPTAASILGDAGIKKAYTTGKGSITIQSKIDIEEKNGKHKLIIREIPYQLNKTNLIVKIAELVRDKQIQGISNLNDESTLDGIRIVIDVKKGYNVNVLLNNLYKKTQLQSNYSINLLMLVNNRPKRLNLLEIINHYVQYQKSIVIRRTKFDLEKSEKRAHILEGLNIALDNIDAVVKIIKETDAVDEIKKIFNERFNLTEKQSIAILDMQLRRLSGLERKKISNELTEILKLIEELKGILGSEDKVLNIIKEELLEVKNKFAPPRRTIIDKSSAEFIEDESLIPVENMIITLTNKGYIKSIKQDTYRTQNRAGVGVKGMATNEDDFVENMINMTTHDYLMFFTNKGKVYRLKGYEVPIYSRQSKGLPIVNLLPLDEEEIVTSVLKVNQEEKSKYCLFATERGLVKKTKLSEFSKIRKTGKIAIKLKENDSLISVKKTTGNDQIFLASSNGKAIHFDEREVSSSGRNASGLIGIRMDEGIVVSCEITKDGQQILTVTENGYGKRTNVEDYRLTHRGGKGVKALKKTKKTGNLISLKAIDGDKDLIIVTEEGIVIRLPLEQTPSSDRVTQGTRLIKLKDGQKVSAVATIDREE